From the genome of Ectobacillus sp. JY-23, one region includes:
- a CDS encoding YIEGIA family protein, producing MNQYTYPILLGVAAGMLTRLIMLRTDSRQYPTRLHGKIVHIAMGFIAAVLGAVAIPSIMKKDFSAITFLTLAASQFRDVRNMERNTLQQLDGYELVPRGHTYIEGIALVFESRNYLVIFTSFVTTFAYLGFKSFYAGLLVAIISFFISKKLMSGNRLKDLVHIEHVPIRFEGAGLYIDNIYIMNIGLPTRQQEIMKYGMGFLLTPKTSDARITLANLGQRQAILHDVSVGLGVFRDSGTPALVPLAKLDINDGRVGVFVLPQEQNVEKALQVIGNAPTLENAIRMSSEAGGRS from the coding sequence TTGAATCAGTATACGTATCCTATTTTACTAGGAGTGGCTGCTGGCATGTTAACAAGGTTGATTATGCTTAGAACAGACTCCAGACAATATCCAACACGGTTGCACGGTAAAATTGTTCATATTGCCATGGGATTTATTGCAGCAGTGCTAGGAGCAGTTGCCATTCCGTCTATTATGAAAAAAGATTTTTCTGCAATTACTTTCCTTACATTGGCAGCCTCTCAATTTCGTGATGTACGTAACATGGAACGAAATACTTTGCAGCAATTAGATGGATATGAATTAGTACCACGGGGACATACATATATTGAAGGAATTGCTTTGGTTTTTGAAAGTCGCAATTATTTGGTAATTTTCACTTCGTTTGTTACGACATTTGCTTATCTTGGTTTTAAATCTTTTTATGCAGGTCTACTTGTGGCAATCATCAGCTTTTTCATATCAAAAAAGCTGATGTCAGGAAATCGTTTGAAAGATTTGGTGCATATTGAACATGTTCCCATTCGATTTGAAGGAGCTGGGCTATATATTGATAATATTTATATTATGAATATTGGTTTACCAACAAGACAACAGGAGATTATGAAATATGGTATGGGCTTTTTACTAACACCAAAGACGTCAGACGCACGTATTACTCTTGCTAATTTAGGACAGAGACAGGCTATCTTGCATGATGTGTCAGTAGGACTTGGGGTGTTTCGTGACTCTGGTACGCCAGCGCTAGTCCCCCTTGCTAAGCTTGACATCAATGACGGTCGGGTGGGTGTATTTGTATTGCCACAGGAGCAAAACGTTGAAAAGGCATTACAGGTAATTGGAAATGCGCCAACTCTAGAAAATGCAATTCGAATGTCATCGGAAGCGGGAGGACGTTCATGA
- a CDS encoding YpzI family protein has product MGKDRQERKMKQSRRTESDRDQSLQYKGATGLDTPEQARKQNQH; this is encoded by the coding sequence ATGGGAAAAGACCGTCAAGAACGTAAAATGAAGCAATCACGTCGGACAGAATCGGATCGTGATCAATCATTACAATATAAAGGCGCAACGGGTTTAGACACACCGGAGCAAGCCCGAAAGCAAAATCAACACTAA
- the fni gene encoding type 2 isopentenyl-diphosphate Delta-isomerase: MTRAQRKIDHVNYALSTGQSRAHGLDDISFVHQSLPNTACAAISLHTEIGELSLSSPVFINAMTGGGGEATERINAALAEVAKQTGIAIAVGSQMAALKDKNEERSYRIIRQVNPNGVVLANLGSEASVEQAHRAIEMLHANALQIHLNVIQELTMPEGDRDFRNALVRIEEIVKGVPVPVIVKEVGFGMSKETVQRLRSVGVTIVDIGGFGGTNFATIENERRARMLTYFNSWGIPTAASIVEGVEEGVSIIASGGMQTAVDAIKAIALGANAVGYAGHFLKVFMEKETEGLIEEIECMHEDMRFMMTALGATTIAELQRVPLVIKGDTHHWLTQRGIQTKQYSRRK, encoded by the coding sequence GTGACAAGGGCACAACGAAAGATTGACCATGTAAATTACGCTCTTTCAACCGGACAATCTCGTGCACATGGATTGGATGATATTAGTTTTGTTCATCAAAGCTTACCAAATACTGCGTGTGCAGCCATTTCATTGCACACAGAAATAGGCGAACTTTCTCTAAGTTCGCCTGTTTTTATCAATGCAATGACCGGTGGTGGTGGTGAAGCAACAGAGCGTATCAATGCAGCATTGGCTGAAGTAGCTAAGCAAACGGGGATTGCGATAGCTGTAGGATCACAGATGGCGGCACTTAAAGATAAGAATGAGGAGCGTTCTTATCGGATTATACGGCAAGTAAATCCAAACGGAGTTGTACTAGCAAACTTAGGAAGTGAAGCGAGTGTAGAGCAAGCGCATCGTGCAATCGAGATGCTTCATGCCAATGCTCTACAAATTCATTTAAATGTGATTCAAGAGTTGACAATGCCTGAGGGTGACCGTGACTTTAGAAATGCATTGGTTCGAATTGAAGAAATTGTAAAGGGTGTTCCAGTTCCTGTTATTGTAAAAGAAGTGGGATTTGGAATGAGCAAAGAGACGGTACAGCGTTTGCGCAGTGTGGGAGTTACTATTGTTGATATTGGCGGATTTGGAGGAACAAATTTCGCCACTATCGAAAATGAGCGACGAGCAAGAATGCTCACTTATTTCAATAGCTGGGGAATCCCAACTGCAGCATCTATTGTAGAAGGTGTAGAAGAAGGAGTATCCATTATTGCTTCAGGTGGCATGCAAACTGCGGTTGATGCAATAAAGGCTATTGCACTAGGGGCAAATGCAGTAGGATATGCTGGCCATTTTCTAAAAGTTTTTATGGAAAAAGAAACAGAAGGCTTAATAGAAGAAATTGAGTGTATGCATGAGGATATGCGTTTTATGATGACAGCACTAGGAGCTACTACAATTGCCGAGCTACAACGCGTTCCACTTGTCATAAAGGGTGATACACACCATTGGTTAACACAAAGGGGTATTCAAACAAAACAATATAGTAGAAGAAAATGA
- the rpsA gene encoding 30S ribosomal protein S1: MVEKMNEEVTTLQVGDVVTGQVTKVEDKQVLVDVGYKTDGVIPISELANVHIETASDAVQEGQTLQLKVIKLEEDDLVLSKRAVDAEKAWESLYAKFEEKVTFEVIVKDIVNGGLVVDLGVRGFIPASLVEAHYVEDFSSYKGESLTVKIVELDREKNRVILSHKAVVEAEMETKKKEAISSLKAGDTVEGTVQRLTDFGAFVNVGGVDGLVHISQISHDRVEKPSDVLAEGQVVKVKVLSVDADTGRISLSIKGAQPGPWEAVADKVKVGDILTGTVRRLVAFGAFVEIMPSVEGLVHVSQIANRHIKNPNEVLTVGETVQVKVLEVNVKEKRISLSIKETQEEEPEVNEDFSQYQPSADTSMFQLGDIIGEQLKKLKK; the protein is encoded by the coding sequence ATGGTTGAAAAGATGAATGAAGAAGTTACTACATTGCAAGTTGGCGATGTTGTAACAGGTCAAGTTACAAAAGTGGAAGATAAACAAGTGCTTGTGGATGTTGGCTACAAAACAGATGGTGTAATTCCAATCAGTGAACTTGCAAATGTTCATATTGAAACTGCAAGCGATGCTGTACAGGAAGGGCAGACATTACAGCTTAAGGTTATTAAGCTTGAAGAAGATGATCTTGTCCTTTCCAAGCGTGCTGTTGATGCTGAAAAGGCATGGGAATCCCTATATGCAAAGTTTGAAGAAAAAGTAACATTTGAAGTAATTGTTAAAGACATTGTAAATGGTGGTCTTGTGGTTGATTTGGGCGTTCGCGGCTTTATTCCTGCCTCGTTAGTAGAAGCGCATTATGTTGAAGATTTTTCTTCGTATAAAGGAGAGTCGTTAACTGTAAAAATTGTGGAGTTAGATCGTGAGAAAAATCGCGTTATTCTTTCACATAAAGCAGTGGTAGAAGCAGAGATGGAAACCAAAAAGAAAGAAGCAATTTCTTCTTTAAAAGCAGGAGATACAGTAGAAGGCACAGTACAGCGTTTGACTGATTTTGGTGCTTTTGTGAATGTAGGTGGTGTGGACGGATTAGTACACATCTCTCAAATTTCGCACGACCGTGTTGAAAAGCCGTCTGACGTATTGGCTGAAGGACAAGTTGTAAAAGTAAAAGTTCTTTCTGTAGATGCGGATACAGGACGTATTTCTTTATCTATTAAAGGTGCGCAACCAGGTCCTTGGGAAGCGGTAGCTGACAAAGTGAAAGTTGGTGACATTCTTACTGGTACAGTGAGAAGGCTAGTTGCATTTGGTGCTTTTGTTGAAATTATGCCGTCTGTAGAAGGATTGGTTCATGTTTCTCAAATTGCAAATCGTCACATTAAAAATCCAAATGAAGTATTAACAGTAGGAGAAACAGTTCAAGTAAAAGTGTTAGAAGTGAACGTGAAAGAGAAAAGAATTTCTTTGAGTATTAAAGAAACACAAGAGGAAGAGCCTGAAGTAAATGAGGACTTTAGTCAATATCAACCATCTGCGGATACCTCTATGTTCCAATTGGGAGATATTATTGGTGAGCAATTAAAGAAATTAAAAAAGTAA
- the cmk gene encoding (d)CMP kinase — MKPISIAIDGPAAAGKSTVAKIIAAKLSYVYIDTGAMYRALTFAGQRTGVDLNSENELVEILQSIDISFENTASGQTVLINGEDVTEIIRTPEVTNEVSITAKHRLVREEMVRRQQELGSKGGVVMDGRDIGTHVLPNAEVKIFLLASVEERAQRRHAENLSKNFPSDLIQLQQEIAKRDQLDSEREVSPLRKAADAIELDTTSLSINEVVDKIMDIAVKKLAQ; from the coding sequence ATGAAACCAATTTCTATTGCAATTGATGGACCTGCAGCGGCAGGAAAAAGTACTGTTGCTAAGATTATTGCTGCTAAATTATCCTACGTGTATATTGATACTGGTGCTATGTATCGTGCGTTAACATTTGCTGGACAACGTACCGGAGTAGATTTGAATAGTGAAAACGAGCTTGTTGAAATTTTACAAAGTATTGACATTTCATTTGAGAATACGGCATCCGGTCAAACTGTTCTTATAAATGGAGAAGATGTAACTGAAATTATTAGAACACCTGAAGTTACAAATGAAGTATCTATCACGGCGAAGCACCGTTTAGTGCGTGAAGAAATGGTGCGCAGACAACAGGAACTAGGCTCTAAAGGTGGCGTGGTAATGGATGGTCGTGATATTGGTACGCATGTATTACCGAATGCGGAGGTTAAGATTTTTCTTTTGGCTTCTGTGGAAGAAAGAGCACAGCGTCGACACGCTGAAAATCTTTCCAAAAACTTTCCTTCAGATTTAATTCAGTTGCAACAAGAAATTGCAAAACGTGATCAGTTGGATTCGGAAAGAGAAGTTTCACCGCTTCGCAAAGCAGCAGATGCGATTGAATTAGATACAACATCGTTATCTATTAATGAAGTTGTGGACAAGATTATGGATATTGCTGTAAAGAAACTAGCACAATAA
- a CDS encoding DUF5359 family protein: MEQIERMLIKLVTAQFILLVLSQVLLTYEPIARYTNKLVLYEGVWKEVTEQVIKCSFVLPVVKLEKLFI; this comes from the coding sequence GTGGAACAGATTGAGCGTATGTTAATAAAACTGGTTACAGCACAATTCATTTTATTAGTTTTAAGTCAAGTGCTACTTACATACGAACCAATTGCTCGGTATACAAACAAGCTGGTGTTATATGAAGGGGTATGGAAAGAGGTTACCGAGCAGGTGATAAAATGCAGCTTTGTATTACCTGTTGTTAAACTAGAGAAACTTTTCATATAA
- a CDS encoding asparaginase, whose amino-acid sequence MKNILVLHTGGTIAMEEEQGFVKQPNDNPLLRFKLPSNEVHLIVENVFHLPSPHMTPKEMLQLQQLIDTRNDIDGVVITHGTDTLEETAYFLDLTVQANIPVVVTGAMRSSNELGSDGLYNFLSAVKVASSEEAKGKGVLVVLNDEIHCATNVTKTHTSNVATFQSPQYGPIGLVTKRGVVFHQAILHRDNYKIHNITKQALLLKAYAGMDGTMLEIIEKLPVDGLVIEAFGQGNLPPSTIPVIKRLLNKGVSIVLVSRCFNGIAQDVYSYEGGGKQLKEMGVIFTNGLSGQKARIKLLVALEVAATTQDLEQMFQH is encoded by the coding sequence ATGAAAAATATTCTTGTATTGCATACAGGTGGCACAATTGCCATGGAGGAAGAACAAGGGTTTGTCAAACAACCAAACGATAACCCATTACTGCGTTTTAAATTGCCTTCGAATGAAGTTCATTTAATTGTAGAAAACGTATTTCACCTTCCTTCTCCGCATATGACACCAAAAGAAATGCTACAATTGCAGCAATTAATTGACACTCGCAACGATATTGATGGTGTAGTCATTACACACGGGACAGATACTTTAGAAGAAACAGCCTATTTTCTAGATTTAACCGTCCAAGCGAATATACCTGTTGTAGTGACAGGGGCCATGCGTTCTAGCAACGAATTAGGATCAGATGGATTGTACAATTTCTTGTCTGCTGTAAAAGTTGCAAGTAGCGAAGAAGCCAAAGGAAAAGGAGTTTTAGTTGTATTAAATGATGAAATTCACTGTGCAACGAATGTAACAAAGACACATACTAGCAATGTCGCTACTTTTCAAAGCCCACAGTACGGTCCTATCGGTCTTGTAACAAAGCGTGGTGTGGTATTTCATCAAGCCATTCTACATCGCGATAATTACAAGATTCATAATATAACAAAGCAAGCTTTACTTCTCAAAGCCTATGCAGGCATGGATGGTACAATGCTCGAGATTATCGAAAAACTCCCTGTAGACGGGTTGGTAATTGAAGCATTTGGTCAAGGAAACCTACCACCTTCCACTATACCGGTTATTAAAAGGCTGTTAAATAAAGGAGTCTCTATTGTCCTTGTCTCGCGTTGCTTTAATGGCATTGCACAAGATGTGTATTCCTATGAAGGGGGAGGCAAACAACTTAAGGAAATGGGTGTTATTTTCACCAATGGGCTTAGCGGACAAAAAGCACGTATCAAACTTTTAGTAGCTCTAGAAGTAGCTGCTACAACTCAAGATCTTGAACAAATGTTTCAACATTAA
- a CDS encoding YpdA family putative bacillithiol disulfide reductase has product MKNEHVIIVGAGPCGLAAAIALQDVGIDALIIEKGNIVNAIYHYPTHQTFFSSSEKLEIGDVPFITENRKPVRNQALAYYREVVKRKKLRIHSFEKVEEATRSADGFIVRTNKQGKEITYQTKYIILATGYYDSPNYMGVPGEDLPKVAHYFKEAHPYFDLNVAVIGGKNSSVDAALELVKAGAKVTVLYRGNEYSKSVKPWILPEFDALVRDGTIKMVFRACVEEIADQHVTYSVDREQFTIANDFVFAMTGYHPDHSFLKRMGVQIDSETGRPVYNEYTMETNAAGVFIAGVIAAGNNANEIFIENGRFHGGLIAQEIKKRQ; this is encoded by the coding sequence ATGAAAAACGAACATGTCATTATTGTTGGTGCTGGTCCGTGTGGGCTAGCTGCTGCAATTGCCCTGCAAGATGTCGGTATTGATGCGCTCATTATTGAAAAAGGTAACATTGTAAATGCTATTTATCATTACCCGACACATCAAACCTTTTTTTCTTCGAGTGAAAAGCTGGAGATTGGTGACGTTCCATTCATTACAGAAAATCGCAAGCCGGTCCGAAATCAAGCTTTAGCATATTATCGAGAAGTGGTGAAACGGAAAAAGTTGCGCATTCATTCTTTTGAAAAAGTAGAAGAAGCAACTCGCAGTGCTGACGGATTTATTGTGCGTACCAATAAACAAGGCAAAGAAATCACATACCAGACTAAATATATCATTTTAGCTACTGGCTATTATGATAGTCCTAATTATATGGGTGTACCTGGCGAAGATCTTCCTAAAGTTGCGCACTATTTTAAAGAAGCACATCCGTATTTTGATTTGAATGTCGCGGTAATCGGAGGGAAAAATTCTAGTGTTGATGCGGCACTTGAACTTGTGAAGGCAGGTGCGAAGGTGACGGTCTTATATCGAGGAAATGAATATTCTAAAAGTGTAAAGCCGTGGATATTGCCAGAGTTTGATGCATTAGTACGTGATGGAACAATTAAAATGGTCTTTCGTGCATGTGTGGAGGAGATTGCTGATCAGCATGTAACATATAGTGTGGACAGAGAGCAATTTACGATTGCTAATGACTTTGTATTTGCGATGACGGGGTATCACCCAGACCACAGCTTTCTAAAGCGTATGGGTGTGCAAATCGATTCTGAAACAGGGAGACCTGTATATAATGAATACACAATGGAAACAAATGCTGCGGGTGTATTTATAGCAGGGGTAATTGCTGCTGGAAACAATGCCAATGAAATTTTTATTGAGAATGGGCGTTTTCACGGTGGTTTAATAGCGCAAGAAATCAAAAAACGGCAATAA
- a CDS encoding N-acetylmuramoyl-L-alanine amidase family protein, with the protein MVMFPIERVFISYGNSRPGIKVPKRRFIVCHDTGNPGSNAIGNRDFFEEVQPKSSAHTFIDDKRIIEIIPLDEVAYHVRYSVPTDNEIYGYNANNAAIGVELCYGGDINFWDAYTKFVWYHAYLCQRYGLNPKKDIVTHKMLDPARKIDPLEVLKQQGISFTQFLADVYRMYVSFRT; encoded by the coding sequence ATGGTCATGTTTCCAATAGAAAGAGTGTTTATTTCCTACGGTAACTCACGTCCGGGAATTAAGGTGCCAAAAAGAAGGTTCATCGTTTGTCATGATACAGGTAACCCGGGCAGCAATGCGATTGGAAATCGAGATTTCTTTGAAGAAGTACAACCAAAGTCCTCAGCGCATACATTTATTGACGATAAGCGGATTATTGAAATCATCCCACTAGATGAGGTTGCGTATCACGTCCGCTACAGTGTACCTACAGATAACGAAATATACGGTTACAATGCGAATAATGCGGCAATTGGTGTTGAACTTTGTTATGGAGGAGATATTAACTTTTGGGATGCGTATACGAAATTTGTATGGTATCATGCATATCTATGTCAAAGATATGGACTGAATCCGAAAAAAGATATTGTGACGCACAAAATGTTAGATCCAGCTCGGAAAATTGATCCACTTGAAGTGTTAAAGCAACAAGGCATTTCTTTTACGCAATTCTTAGCAGATGTATATCGAATGTATGTTTCCTTTCGTACTTGA
- a CDS encoding DUF3961 domain-containing protein, which produces MKAIYDATYILPVKKEKTSERMKIDVNDFFGLETKQDQLWFYGFYATSFVILTSLVIISVVMDAVNL; this is translated from the coding sequence ATGAAAGCAATATATGATGCAACATATATTCTGCCAGTGAAAAAAGAAAAAACATCCGAGAGAATGAAAATTGATGTAAATGATTTTTTTGGATTAGAGACAAAACAAGATCAGCTATGGTTTTATGGTTTTTACGCCACTTCGTTTGTCATTCTTACAAGCTTGGTTATCATTTCTGTAGTAATGGATGCGGTTAACTTATAA
- a CDS encoding Glu/Leu/Phe/Val dehydrogenase, with protein sequence MVADKGDHAQQREEHLDVLKPTQVVIKEALEKLGYPQEVYELLKEPVRMMTVKIPVRMDDGTVKIFTGYRAQHNDAVGPTKGGIRFHPNVTENEVKALSIWMSLKCGIVDLPYGGGKGGIVCDPREMSFRELERLSRGYVRAISQIVGPTKDIPAPDVFTNSQIMAWMMDEYSRIDEFNSPGFITGKPLVLGGSHGRETATAKGVTICIREAAKRKGINIEGARVVVQGFGNAGSFLAKFMHDAGAKVIGISDAYGALYDPEGLDIDYLLDRRDSFGTVTKLFENTISNKELLELECDILVPAAIENQITEVNASNIKAKIVVEAANGPTTLEATKILTERGILLVPDVLASAGGVTVSYFEWVQNNQGYYWTEEEVEERLEKVMVKSFDAIYETSQVRKVNMRLAAYMVGVRKMAEASRFRGWV encoded by the coding sequence ATGGTAGCCGATAAGGGAGATCACGCACAACAAAGGGAAGAACACTTAGACGTATTGAAACCCACACAGGTTGTCATCAAAGAAGCGCTAGAAAAACTAGGCTATCCTCAAGAAGTGTACGAATTGCTGAAAGAGCCTGTACGTATGATGACTGTTAAAATTCCAGTGAGAATGGATGATGGAACAGTAAAGATTTTTACTGGTTATCGTGCGCAACACAACGATGCTGTTGGTCCAACAAAAGGTGGTATTCGTTTTCATCCTAATGTAACAGAAAATGAGGTGAAAGCCCTTTCTATATGGATGAGTTTGAAGTGTGGTATCGTAGATTTACCGTATGGAGGAGGTAAGGGCGGTATCGTTTGTGATCCACGCGAAATGTCTTTCCGAGAGCTTGAGCGACTAAGTCGTGGTTACGTACGTGCAATCAGCCAAATCGTAGGACCTACAAAAGATATACCTGCACCAGACGTTTTTACAAATTCACAAATTATGGCATGGATGATGGATGAGTACAGCCGTATTGATGAATTTAATTCACCAGGATTTATTACAGGTAAGCCACTTGTGTTGGGCGGATCGCACGGTCGTGAGACCGCAACAGCAAAAGGTGTAACAATTTGTATTCGTGAAGCAGCAAAACGAAAAGGTATTAATATTGAAGGTGCTCGTGTTGTGGTACAAGGCTTTGGTAATGCAGGAAGCTTTTTGGCCAAATTTATGCACGATGCGGGAGCAAAGGTAATCGGTATTTCCGATGCTTACGGTGCTCTGTATGACCCGGAAGGCTTGGATATTGACTATTTATTGGACCGCCGTGACAGTTTCGGAACAGTAACTAAATTGTTTGAAAACACAATTTCAAATAAAGAATTGCTTGAACTTGAATGTGATATATTGGTCCCTGCTGCGATTGAAAACCAGATTACAGAAGTCAATGCAAGCAATATTAAAGCTAAGATTGTTGTAGAAGCAGCGAACGGACCTACTACGCTAGAAGCTACAAAAATTTTAACAGAACGAGGCATTTTGCTAGTACCTGATGTATTGGCAAGTGCAGGTGGTGTAACAGTTTCTTATTTTGAGTGGGTACAGAATAACCAAGGTTATTACTGGACCGAAGAAGAAGTGGAAGAGCGTTTGGAAAAAGTAATGGTAAAATCTTTTGATGCAATTTACGAAACGTCGCAGGTACGTAAAGTGAATATGCGTTTAGCCGCTTACATGGTAGGGGTTAGAAAGATGGCTGAAGCAAGCCGCTTCAGAGGATGGGTGTAA
- a CDS encoding genetic competence negative regulator, whose translation MRLERLNYNKIKIFLTFDDLFERGLTKEDLWKNAPKVQQLFRDMMHEANKELGFEADGPIAVEVFSLQAQGMVVIVTKELHDNGVEEDFSDEFIEMQVTLDESDDILYEFACFEDIIALAQRLYPLGVTGGKLYSYENRFYLLLEEGSEIATESLIALLAEFGNSATITIYRLAEYGKELMFAKAIQQLYQYFITEKTSTE comes from the coding sequence ATGAGGCTTGAACGTTTAAATTACAATAAAATTAAAATCTTCCTTACATTCGATGATTTATTTGAAAGAGGATTGACTAAGGAAGACTTATGGAAAAATGCGCCGAAAGTACAGCAATTGTTCCGTGATATGATGCATGAGGCCAATAAAGAACTTGGGTTTGAAGCAGATGGCCCTATTGCGGTGGAAGTATTTTCTCTCCAAGCTCAAGGTATGGTTGTCATTGTTACAAAAGAACTCCATGATAATGGGGTGGAAGAAGATTTCAGTGATGAGTTTATAGAAATGCAAGTAACATTGGATGAAAGCGATGATATATTGTATGAGTTTGCGTGTTTTGAGGATATAATTGCACTTGCGCAACGCTTATATCCGTTAGGTGTTACAGGTGGAAAATTATATTCTTATGAAAATCGATTTTATTTGCTTCTTGAAGAAGGAAGTGAGATAGCTACTGAATCGTTGATTGCGTTATTAGCTGAGTTTGGAAACAGCGCAACCATTACCATCTATCGCTTAGCTGAATATGGTAAAGAGTTAATGTTTGCCAAAGCAATACAACAACTATATCAATATTTTATAACGGAGAAGACCTCAACCGAATAA
- a CDS encoding MerR family transcriptional regulator, with translation MGTSGKYNIKAVSNMLGIQAGTLRAWERRYQIIAPKRNEAGHRLYTEEHVKILRWLLSKVNEGFTIGQAVSLLESNQLNTGLHEREDDRTEMLSEAILDALLQFDEVKAHEYLNEAFSIFSVDKVTIDVMAKVLVKIGDLWMAKKITSAHEHYATSFLRSRIGMIYHNLPVNTVLPKVIAVCGPGESHELGLLIFTIYLRRKGYQVIYLGASIEEKDIDVVIKEVQPKFLFLSSTMPHSVVATVKLANRLREQYDYLSVGLGGIAFAFLPEQEKQALKPYLLGGTKEEWDKWMANA, from the coding sequence ATGGGAACATCAGGGAAGTACAACATAAAAGCAGTTTCTAACATGCTTGGTATTCAAGCGGGAACACTTAGAGCTTGGGAAAGACGATATCAGATTATCGCTCCTAAACGTAATGAGGCAGGACATCGCTTATATACAGAAGAGCATGTGAAAATATTGAGATGGCTTTTATCTAAGGTTAATGAAGGCTTTACGATTGGCCAGGCGGTGAGCTTACTAGAAAGTAATCAACTAAATACGGGCTTGCATGAACGGGAAGATGATCGAACTGAAATGCTAAGTGAAGCTATTTTAGATGCTCTTCTTCAATTTGATGAGGTAAAAGCACATGAGTATTTAAACGAGGCATTTAGTATTTTCTCAGTTGATAAGGTGACTATAGATGTGATGGCTAAGGTGCTGGTCAAAATTGGTGATTTGTGGATGGCAAAAAAGATTACAAGCGCACATGAGCACTATGCGACGTCTTTTTTACGGTCTAGAATTGGCATGATCTATCACAACCTACCTGTTAACACGGTATTACCGAAAGTAATTGCGGTTTGCGGTCCCGGGGAGTCCCATGAACTGGGTTTGTTAATTTTCACTATTTATTTACGCCGTAAGGGCTATCAGGTAATTTATTTAGGAGCGAGCATTGAGGAGAAGGACATCGATGTTGTGATTAAAGAAGTACAGCCCAAATTTTTATTTCTATCAAGTACAATGCCGCACAGTGTTGTTGCGACTGTAAAACTTGCAAATCGGTTGCGAGAGCAATATGATTATCTTTCAGTGGGTTTAGGAGGAATTGCTTTCGCATTTTTACCTGAGCAAGAAAAGCAAGCATTAAAGCCGTATCTCTTAGGTGGGACGAAAGAGGAATGGGACAAGTGGATGGCGAATGCTTAA
- a CDS encoding metallophosphoesterase: protein MTVLIVIALVLFLFALYMYKEANENKVIQQDIVLHDLPSSFKEVNIFFISDIHRRNISRSIVDGVKGKVDFVIIGGDIGERGVPLSQIASNLKLLSEIGPIYFVWGNNDYELDYHELDALLLANKVTVLDNTRAVLESNAGERLLLIGVDDVGVRRDRLDLALQDCEEEGFRILVSHNPEIVHKFTGKEHISLVLSGHTHGGQIRLFHHNRFLKGGIYQYDYTTLFVSNGYGTTLLPFRFRAPAQTHVITLKHSL, encoded by the coding sequence ATGACTGTATTAATTGTTATTGCACTAGTTTTGTTTTTATTTGCTTTATATATGTATAAAGAAGCGAATGAAAATAAGGTAATCCAGCAAGATATTGTTTTGCATGATTTACCAAGTAGCTTTAAAGAAGTAAATATATTTTTTATATCTGATATTCACCGACGTAATATATCGCGTTCCATTGTTGATGGGGTGAAAGGGAAAGTTGACTTTGTTATTATTGGAGGAGATATAGGAGAACGCGGTGTTCCGCTTTCTCAAATTGCTTCCAATTTAAAACTACTCAGTGAAATTGGACCAATATACTTTGTTTGGGGAAACAATGATTATGAGCTGGATTATCATGAATTGGATGCCCTACTCTTAGCTAACAAAGTGACAGTGCTCGATAATACAAGAGCAGTTTTAGAATCGAATGCCGGAGAGCGTCTTTTGCTAATTGGTGTGGATGATGTAGGTGTAAGGCGAGACAGGCTTGATTTGGCTCTGCAAGACTGTGAAGAAGAAGGGTTTCGAATACTTGTCAGTCATAATCCGGAGATTGTTCATAAGTTTACAGGTAAAGAGCATATTTCATTAGTGTTAAGTGGTCATACGCATGGTGGTCAAATTCGCTTGTTTCATCACAATAGGTTTTTAAAGGGTGGCATTTATCAATATGATTATACAACGTTATTTGTAAGTAACGGTTACGGTACAACTCTACTACCATTTCGTTTTCGAGCGCCTGCCCAAACACATGTGATTACATTAAAACATTCATTATGA